The DNA region GTGGCGCCCCCCTCGGGAGGAAAGACCGATTTTACCGTGCGGAGCCCCTCGGTAACCGCATCGGTGCGGGGAACCTCCTTTGAAATGGATACCATGAACCTCCATGTTGACAATGGGCGGGTCCAATACTCCCTTGCCAATGGACGGAAGGTCTTTGTCACCAGAAGGGGAAATAGTTATTTTGATGAAGCAAACAACCGGGTGGTATCGCCCTTTGAAGCCGCCGCCCAGTCCCTGACGCCCAGCCTGCCCATCGCAAGCGATTCCGGCGCCTCAAATGGGGACCGTGCCCCCATTATCGGGAACAACGCCAGTACCTTAGACGGCGATTTTAGAGTAGGCTTTGAGTGGGATTAGGAAAATTGTAAAAAAAACAGCTATCTGTAGACGAAAGTCTGGATTTTACCCCCAAGGCCTAGCCGAAAGAAATCGGTATCTCCGGTTAAATGCGCTTTGCCCTTACCCTGGTTCCTTACTGTGCCGACAGGCCTGCTATTGTGTATACCCGGACGGTACTTATCAAGCCGGAAAGTACCGGAACCCTTACTGATTTGCCGCCGGGGGATCTGGTCATAACGGTAACAGTGGGGACGGGTATAAAAAATTTGGGTGAAAACAGCATGATAGCGCCGGTGAGTTTTTATTACCGTA from Treponema primitia ZAS-2 includes:
- a CDS encoding FecR family protein, yielding MMVCKKEILLLLALIGIGFPGHNLSIFAQENAFIREITGDVTLKLPNESAWTPAAAGDTLTKNTLISTGFKSSALIALGNSTLTIRPLTRLSLEEIILNQDNETVSLNLQTGRVRADVAPPSGGKTDFTVRSPSVTASVRGTSFEMDTMNLHVDNGRVQYSLANGRKVFVTRRGNSYFDEANNRVVSPFEAAAQSLTPSLPIASDSGASNGDRAPIIGNNASTLDGDFRVGFEWD